In Bacillus cereus ATCC 14579, a single window of DNA contains:
- a CDS encoding Rho termination factor N-terminal domain-containing protein: protein MITEIRKTISGTEYWDNKEKRSLFVPTGEEPGFGVTVNPESMILGMDLSSKPDTTVVTVPFNDMTVKQLREYADELGIEIPSDIKKKEDIIELLS from the coding sequence ATGATTACTGAAATTAGAAAAACAATATCAGGTACAGAGTATTGGGATAACAAAGAAAAGCGAAGTCTATTTGTACCAACTGGTGAAGAACCAGGATTCGGAGTAACTGTTAATCCTGAGAGTATGATCTTGGGCATGGACTTATCAAGTAAACCAGATACTACAGTAGTGACAGTACCATTTAATGATATGACAGTGAAACAGTTACGTGAGTATGCTGATGAGCTAGGCATTGAGATTCCTTCTGATATTAAAAAGAAAGAAGACATCATTGAATTACTATCATGA
- a CDS encoding HNH endonuclease yields MKYCDFNGCHNKISKGRYCEEHKRNKPRKKKDKKNIYHHENKPFYRTDAWKFVRSKVYERENGCCQRCGRFVFGRRAHVHHVIPIKEDPILKLEENNLRLLCPVCHTIEENEDKPKKVFPSYFGSPPIKN; encoded by the coding sequence ATGAAATACTGTGACTTCAATGGCTGCCATAACAAGATAAGCAAAGGACGTTACTGTGAAGAACATAAGCGTAACAAACCAAGGAAGAAGAAAGATAAGAAGAATATCTATCATCATGAGAACAAGCCATTCTATCGTACTGATGCATGGAAGTTTGTCAGGTCAAAGGTATACGAAAGAGAGAATGGATGCTGTCAACGATGTGGAAGGTTCGTCTTTGGTAGACGTGCTCATGTTCATCATGTAATACCAATCAAGGAAGATCCAATTCTTAAATTAGAAGAGAATAATCTAAGATTACTTTGTCCAGTTTGTCATACAATCGAAGAAAATGAAGATAAACCAAAAAAAGTTTTTCCGAGTTATTTCGGAAGCCCCCCTATCAAAAATTAA
- a CDS encoding site-specific integrase, with protein MNFVQPIRDPEQIQQLKDYFKEKSLRNYILFIMGINTGLRISDILKLKVGDVKGSHISMREEKTGKQKRIQITAALKRELKWFIEEREDNEYLLQSRQGRNRPIGRSMAYKILSGAAADFGLDEIGTHTLRKTYGYHMYMQTKNIALLMEIFNHSSEKVTLRYIGVNQDAMDKAMTRFKI; from the coding sequence ATGAATTTTGTTCAACCGATACGTGATCCGGAGCAAATACAGCAGTTAAAAGATTATTTTAAGGAAAAGAGCTTACGTAATTACATTCTCTTCATTATGGGAATCAATACAGGCCTGAGAATCTCGGACATTTTGAAATTGAAGGTAGGAGATGTCAAAGGTAGTCATATATCTATGAGAGAAGAGAAAACAGGGAAACAGAAACGAATACAAATTACTGCAGCATTGAAAAGAGAACTTAAATGGTTTATTGAAGAAAGAGAAGACAATGAGTATTTATTACAAAGCAGACAAGGTAGGAATCGCCCAATCGGTCGCAGTATGGCATATAAGATATTAAGTGGAGCAGCGGCAGATTTTGGGCTAGATGAAATAGGAACACATACACTGAGAAAGACGTACGGGTATCATATGTACATGCAAACGAAAAACATAGCATTACTTATGGAGATATTCAATCACTCGTCAGAGAAGGTCACGTTACGTTATATAGGTGTAAACCAAGATGCAATGGATAAAGCAATGACTAGATTTAAAATTTAA
- a CDS encoding collagen-like protein, whose translation MILIEYKNRDIFNTFIFSDVKPIIIPHHPTGPTGVTGRTGITGPTGVTGRTGITGPTGVTGPTGVTGKTGVTGPTGDTGSTGITGPTGVTGPAGVGLTNYLYIFDTTNQSIVVGGSVTFNTNGPIIGSAFTHIAGTGNITINTRGTYVAEFQLEAARENQFSFALNGTPIPGGRYGTGSPHSINQGTVAFTVTTVPSTLTLINNTSSAGTITLSNNDGGSLTNVSASISIFQVG comes from the coding sequence GTGATTTTGATAGAATACAAAAATAGAGATATATTCAATACATTTATTTTTTCAGATGTTAAACCTATTATCATCCCCCACCATCCAACTGGACCGACTGGTGTTACTGGAAGGACTGGTATTACTGGACCGACTGGCGTTACTGGAAGGACTGGTATTACTGGACCGACTGGTGTTACTGGACCGACTGGCGTTACTGGAAAGACTGGTGTTACTGGACCGACTGGTGACACTGGATCTACTGGCATTACTGGACCGACTGGTGTTACTGGTCCTGCTGGTGTAGGTTTAACAAACTACCTATATATTTTTGATACTACCAATCAGTCAATTGTAGTAGGTGGCAGTGTCACTTTTAATACCAATGGACCTATAATAGGTAGCGCTTTTACCCATATAGCGGGCACTGGAAATATTACAATTAACACCAGAGGAACATATGTAGCAGAATTCCAGTTAGAAGCTGCTCGTGAAAACCAATTTTCCTTTGCACTAAATGGTACACCAATTCCTGGTGGTCGTTATGGAACTGGGTCTCCACATTCTATAAATCAAGGTACTGTTGCTTTCACAGTAACAACTGTTCCTTCAACATTAACTTTAATAAATAATACTTCTTCAGCAGGTACTATCACCCTATCTAATAATGATGGCGGCTCTTTAACAAATGTATCTGCAAGTATAAGTATTTTTCAGGTAGGGTAA
- a CDS encoding DUF3954 domain-containing protein, translating into MKPTKVEIDVTDNKIYVVKNGEVTLLNPPVTGFGEQVITWQGGKVDRVSTTITEKIK; encoded by the coding sequence ATGAAGCCTACGAAAGTTGAAATCGATGTTACTGATAATAAAATTTATGTGGTCAAGAATGGTGAGGTTACGCTACTGAATCCTCCAGTAACAGGATTCGGGGAACAAGTAATTACTTGGCAAGGTGGAAAAGTTGATCGTGTTTCAACTACGATCACGGAAAAAATTAAATAA
- a CDS encoding DUF3942 family protein, translating into MSKLDQTISKLKAYIGEDHEEKKLIEKFNELTPIFKKMDNEFPKSGNVEHLVISYSDNKYVKIGSDKLELRLDKERNVIVVYNHKGMQATTLDEIVLQENELYCVGRGEKLTEDILSDYLNEVFGEILTGE; encoded by the coding sequence ATGAGTAAATTAGATCAAACTATCAGCAAATTAAAAGCATATATAGGTGAAGATCATGAGGAAAAGAAATTAATAGAGAAATTTAATGAATTAACTCCAATTTTTAAAAAGATGGACAATGAATTCCCTAAATCTGGTAATGTAGAGCATTTAGTAATTTCTTATAGCGATAATAAGTATGTAAAAATCGGAAGTGATAAACTTGAATTACGTCTTGATAAAGAGAGAAATGTAATCGTAGTTTATAATCATAAGGGCATGCAAGCTACTACATTAGATGAGATAGTACTGCAAGAAAATGAGTTATATTGTGTAGGACGTGGGGAGAAGCTCACAGAAGATATTCTAAGTGATTATCTAAATGAAGTTTTTGGAGAGATTTTAACAGGTGAATAA
- a CDS encoding DUF3983 domain-containing protein, with product MTNLKKRKIRKAIARRTKAVEKYQVDNAWRNIFVKAGIIK from the coding sequence ATGACTAATTTAAAGAAAAGAAAAATTAGGAAAGCTATCGCGCGTCGCACAAAGGCAGTAGAGAAATATCAAGTTGATAACGCTTGGAGAAATATTTTTGTGAAAGCTGGAATAATAAAATAA
- a CDS encoding ArpU family phage packaging/lysis transcriptional regulator, whose protein sequence is MTKQLSFLPKIDRTATQEELEGVLESVRIHRQFGMMRKEMKVTPSYEIREHGPTHTVGKPLEDVAIANIQQSKREEWLERMSVRIDQFLNRLGNGRAGSIQRDIIYKRYLEEEDVCDYMVYNEIGMSERTYRRWKSKAFYKLAFALGLEVYETEETGGNE, encoded by the coding sequence ATGACTAAACAATTATCTTTCTTACCAAAAATTGATAGAACAGCGACACAAGAGGAATTAGAAGGTGTGTTGGAAAGCGTACGTATACATAGACAATTTGGGATGATGCGTAAAGAAATGAAAGTCACTCCTTCTTATGAAATACGTGAGCACGGTCCTACACATACAGTTGGTAAGCCGTTAGAAGATGTTGCTATAGCAAATATCCAACAAAGTAAACGAGAAGAGTGGCTTGAAAGAATGTCAGTACGTATAGATCAGTTTCTAAATCGATTAGGGAACGGACGTGCAGGAAGCATTCAAAGAGATATTATTTATAAACGCTATTTAGAAGAAGAGGACGTATGTGATTACATGGTTTATAACGAAATAGGGATGTCAGAACGTACTTATCGACGTTGGAAGTCTAAAGCGTTTTATAAGCTTGCTTTTGCACTTGGATTAGAAGTTTACGAGACAGAAGAAACGGGAGGTAATGAATAA
- a CDS encoding P27 family phage terminase small subunit has protein sequence MARMSKKKKLEMLDVARDEERNRIIRLLTEDDNFTPSLEPLIDNYLDAFIIYKTMFEEWKADGFAPTKTHKNKAGAVNEMKHPLAQQVETWNDKKNKMLEALGMTNKGKSVQKTPKNAENIQTDEPKDELAAHRNKWRKSK, from the coding sequence ATGGCGCGAATGTCAAAGAAGAAAAAGTTGGAAATGTTAGATGTTGCAAGGGATGAAGAACGAAATAGAATCATAAGATTATTGACTGAAGATGACAATTTCACACCTTCCCTAGAACCATTAATTGATAATTATTTAGATGCTTTTATCATTTATAAAACGATGTTTGAAGAATGGAAAGCCGATGGTTTTGCTCCTACAAAAACGCATAAAAACAAGGCTGGAGCAGTAAATGAAATGAAACATCCGCTCGCTCAACAAGTTGAAACTTGGAATGATAAGAAGAATAAAATGTTAGAAGCTCTAGGAATGACGAATAAGGGAAAAAGTGTACAAAAAACGCCTAAAAATGCAGAGAATATCCAAACTGATGAGCCTAAAGATGAGTTAGCGGCTCATCGGAATAAATGGCGGAAATCTAAATGA
- a CDS encoding DnaD domain protein: MATFRVSKSKNYTTINNTGLRDERLSWKAKGILAYILSLPDDWVFYMEEISTHAKDGIDSLRVGMKELKKFGYVRRFPVKNEKGKITNWETIIYEVPQVENPDMENPQVEKSQMEVPFMENPKLLNTKELSTNKQNTNIQSSSSIFSFYENNFGILNSFIAESISQWVNDTSEKLVQAAMERALKQQKKWNYAEGILKQWVNKNIRTLADVNAAEIEFKNKGEKGANRNGNTNEKTGGIPGIEGELPF, from the coding sequence ATGGCAACATTTCGAGTTAGTAAAAGTAAAAATTACACAACCATTAATAATACAGGTCTTCGAGATGAACGTTTAAGTTGGAAAGCAAAAGGAATATTGGCTTACATTTTATCGTTACCAGATGATTGGGTGTTTTACATGGAGGAAATATCTACTCATGCGAAAGATGGAATTGATAGTTTAAGAGTAGGAATGAAAGAACTAAAAAAATTCGGTTATGTTAGAAGGTTTCCTGTAAAAAACGAAAAGGGAAAGATTACTAACTGGGAGACAATTATTTATGAAGTTCCACAAGTGGAGAATCCAGATATGGAAAATCCACAAGTGGAAAAATCACAAATGGAAGTTCCATTTATGGAAAATCCCAAGCTACTAAATACTAAAGAACTAAGTACTAATAAACAAAATACTAATATACAAAGTAGTAGTAGCATCTTCTCTTTCTACGAAAATAATTTCGGTATTTTAAATTCATTCATAGCCGAAAGTATTTCACAATGGGTAAACGATACAAGCGAAAAACTTGTACAAGCAGCTATGGAGCGTGCTTTGAAACAGCAGAAGAAATGGAATTATGCTGAGGGGATTTTAAAACAGTGGGTTAATAAAAACATTCGTACTTTAGCTGATGTTAATGCAGCAGAAATAGAGTTTAAGAACAAAGGTGAAAAAGGAGCGAATAGAAATGGCAACACCAATGAAAAAACTGGCGGAATCCCTGGAATCGAAGGTGAATTACCATTCTGA
- the bclF gene encoding exosporium-associated protein BclF, with the protein MDELLSSTLINPDLLGPTLPAIPPFTLPTGPTGSTGPTGPTGSTGPTGPTGSTGPTGPTGSTGLTGLTGPTGPTGPTGPTGPTGPTGSTGLTGPTGPNSDTGPTGPTGPTGPSDGPTGPTGATGPTGPPDGPTGDTGPTGSTGPTGDTGPTGSTGPTGDTGPTGSTGPTGDTGPTGSTGPTGDTGPTGSTGPTGDTGPTGSTGPTGPGCIEPLPTFTQIVYVNKAGNDATADGSECAPFLTVTAAMASITDAIAPFPDPLNITKRYAISIGPGNYIEPLIHLKANVQLVGTSTLLTRLQIPFDINDPSWFDLNFSQDPRSGFVNLTLLSGPLDFNFQTAQSVSGKLFFVSVNITPTPIFTALSTSVNQVNIRDSMLSGGYTQNGINMAMFASFVSSGNITINSQATTDTQVNLVGGGINGNVIINVLPGHIPIDPLNLTSFAITENIFNPSPNSGNLFVNGANNVITRVRATVDSLPIRSRINLIGTSTSLIRVDDAFDLAYTPINPANWAPLPPTTVQEALDRIAALMAITIGTP; encoded by the coding sequence ATGGACGAGTTATTATCTTCCACTTTAATAAATCCTGATTTACTTGGACCTACTTTACCAGCTATTCCACCATTCACTCTGCCTACCGGACCTACTGGTTCCACTGGACCTACCGGGCCTACTGGTTCCACTGGACCTACCGGGCCTACTGGTTCCACTGGACCTACCGGGCCTACTGGTTCCACTGGACTTACTGGACTTACTGGGCCTACTGGACCTACTGGACCTACTGGGCCTACTGGACCTACCGGGCCTACTGGTTCCACTGGACTTACTGGGCCTACTGGACCTAATAGCGATACTGGGCCTACCGGGCCTACTGGGCCTACTGGGCCATCCGATGGGCCTACTGGACCCACTGGGGCTACCGGGCCTACTGGACCACCCGATGGGCCTACTGGGGACACCGGACCTACTGGAAGCACCGGGCCTACTGGGGACACCGGACCTACTGGAAGCACCGGGCCTACTGGGGACACCGGACCTACCGGAAGCACCGGGCCTACTGGGGACACCGGACCTACTGGAAGCACCGGGCCTACTGGGGACACCGGACCTACCGGAAGCACCGGGCCTACTGGGGACACCGGACCTACCGGAAGCACCGGGCCTACTGGACCTGGATGTATAGAACCCCTACCAACTTTCACACAAATCGTCTATGTAAACAAAGCTGGTAATGACGCTACTGCTGATGGTTCTGAATGCGCACCATTTTTAACAGTGACTGCAGCAATGGCATCAATAACAGATGCTATTGCACCATTTCCAGATCCTTTAAATATAACGAAACGTTATGCTATCTCTATTGGACCTGGCAACTATATCGAACCATTAATTCATTTAAAAGCTAACGTTCAATTAGTAGGAACTAGTACTTTATTAACAAGATTACAAATTCCTTTCGATATAAATGATCCGTCTTGGTTTGATTTGAACTTTTCACAGGATCCTAGATCTGGATTTGTTAATCTGACATTACTAAGTGGGCCTCTTGATTTTAATTTTCAAACGGCGCAAAGCGTTTCAGGTAAATTATTCTTTGTTAGTGTTAATATAACCCCTACTCCTATATTCACAGCTCTTTCTACTTCTGTGAATCAAGTGAATATCCGTGATTCAATGTTATCCGGTGGTTATACTCAAAATGGAATTAACATGGCTATGTTTGCTTCGTTCGTTTCTAGTGGCAATATTACTATTAATTCGCAAGCAACCACAGATACCCAAGTCAATTTAGTTGGTGGTGGAATAAATGGTAATGTCATTATAAATGTGCTACCTGGTCATATTCCAATTGACCCCCTAAATTTAACCAGCTTTGCTATTACAGAAAACATCTTCAATCCCAGCCCTAATTCAGGAAATTTATTTGTCAACGGCGCTAATAACGTTATTACAAGAGTCAGAGCGACAGTTGATTCATTACCTATTCGTTCCCGAATAAATCTTATAGGAACAAGTACATCTTTAATTAGAGTTGATGATGCTTTCGATTTAGCTTATACACCTATTAATCCAGCAAACTGGGCTCCTCTTCCTCCTACTACAGTACAGGAAGCTTTAGATAGAATTGCTGCATTGATGGCAATAACTATCGGTACGCCATAA
- a CDS encoding ATP-binding protein gives MATPMKKLAESLESKVNYHSDQCMNHSYVIGGQTIIKPIQMIIYQGKPVCPRCVVEQNDKVLEEQANAHYKKISRLQKFNMLEKASVITNKEIPLSRLSDYRTGCDETISHKKAVEETLEDLKNGEIRKVVFTGNQGTAKSFLAYSMLHELNQYFWDISQKEENYNLMKSCLYVELEAITRMIMDSFDDKSSKYTLQYFVQLIGQADLVVLDDLGAESGSTDSNRQASDFIQRLLYAVSNARQGMSTFTTTNFTGKQLFNKYDAKTVSRLLGDSRVLKFTTADQRLTNLGF, from the coding sequence ATGGCAACACCAATGAAAAAACTGGCGGAATCCCTGGAATCGAAGGTGAATTACCATTCTGATCAATGTATGAATCACTCCTATGTAATAGGTGGACAAACAATCATTAAGCCAATTCAAATGATTATTTATCAAGGAAAACCTGTTTGCCCAAGATGTGTAGTTGAGCAAAACGATAAGGTTTTGGAAGAACAAGCTAACGCTCATTATAAGAAGATTAGCCGTTTGCAGAAATTCAACATGCTGGAAAAGGCTAGTGTTATTACAAACAAGGAAATTCCTCTTTCAAGATTATCTGATTACAGAACTGGGTGTGATGAAACGATTAGTCACAAGAAAGCTGTAGAAGAAACCTTGGAGGATTTAAAGAACGGAGAAATTAGAAAAGTTGTATTTACAGGAAATCAAGGGACGGCAAAAAGTTTCCTAGCATACAGTATGCTTCATGAATTAAATCAATATTTTTGGGATATCAGTCAAAAAGAAGAAAATTATAATCTTATGAAAAGTTGCTTGTACGTTGAATTAGAAGCAATAACAAGAATGATTATGGATTCTTTTGATGATAAGAGCAGTAAATATACACTTCAATATTTCGTCCAATTAATTGGACAAGCTGATTTGGTGGTATTAGATGATCTTGGGGCAGAAAGCGGGTCAACTGATTCGAATAGACAGGCATCGGATTTCATTCAACGCCTTTTATATGCGGTATCAAACGCTAGACAAGGAATGAGTACATTTACTACAACAAACTTTACCGGAAAACAACTTTTTAATAAATACGATGCTAAAACAGTTAGTCGTTTATTAGGGGATTCAAGGGTTTTGAAATTTACAACAGCTGATCAAAGGCTTACAAATTTAGGTTTCTAA